GCATGACACGTGTCACCCTGAACTTGTTGCCGCTTCGCGGGAACGATAAAACCGTTTCAGGGTTTAGACAAACATGAATCGACTTTTCACATCTGATTTTTTATTTGAGTCACCCACGGAGAACTCTATGCAAAAACGGTTTTCGATGATGTTTTGCTTTATCATGGTCTATGCCTGCCTTTTGCCCCTCTTCGCCAATGCTCAGCCGGTCCAGCAGACAGTCCGGGTCATCATCGTCCCTGACCGTCCCTCCTGGGAGTACACCTGCGAGGAGAAACCGATTTTTACCATTTCGGTCATCCAGTTCGGGAATCCCATGGATGGTGTGGCGGTCCGTTATACAATCGGGCCCGAGAAGATGGCGGCGGTCAAATCCGGGACAGCCGCCCTGAAAAACGGCTGCGCCAAAGTCGGGGAAGTCACCATGTCCGTTCCGGGGTTCCTCCAGTGCTCTGCGTCGGTAACGGTGGAGGGCAGGGAATACAGCGGCATCGGCGCCGCCGGATTCGAACCCCTCAAAATCCGCCCCTCCTCGGAACCTCCCGCCGATTTCGCGGACTTCTGGGAGAAAGGGAAAGCAGATCTAGCCAGGATTCCCATGGATGCACGGGTCACCCTGCTCCCGGAGAAGTGTACTTCCACTTTGAATGTGTATCACGTAAACCTGCAAAGCTGGGGCATGAGCCGTCTCTATGGCATTCTCTGTGTTCCGAAGAAGGCCGGGAAATATCCTGCGCTCCTGCGCGTCCCGGGGGCAGGTGTGCGTCCCTACAACGGCGATACAGCGATGGCCGACAAGGGGATGATTACCCTGGAAATCGGCATCCACGGCATCCCGGTAACTATGGAGCCGGGTG
This is a stretch of genomic DNA from Candidatus Latescibacter sp.. It encodes these proteins:
- a CDS encoding acetylxylan esterase codes for the protein MQKRFSMMFCFIMVYACLLPLFANAQPVQQTVRVIIVPDRPSWEYTCEEKPIFTISVIQFGNPMDGVAVRYTIGPEKMAAVKSGTAALKNGCAKVGEVTMSVPGFLQCSASVTVEGREYSGIGAAGFEPLKIRPSSEPPADFADFWEKGKADLARIPMDARVTLLPEKCTSTLNVYHVNLQSWGMSRLYGILCVPKKAGKYPALLRVPGAGVRPYNGDTAMADKGMITLEIGIHGIPVTMEPGVYADLSKGALGSYWTYNLDNRDTYYFRRVYLGCIRALDFITSLPEYDGERLAVTGSSQGGALTVATSALDPRVKWMGVYCPALCDVTGYLNGRAGGWPHMFATPNSRTRDRVDSAKYYDVTCFARLLKIPGIYSWGFVDATCPPTSMFAAYNAITAPKELYLVLDSGHWNYPEQSERINNWLTLKMTGK